One genomic segment of Osmia bicornis bicornis chromosome 16, iOsmBic2.1, whole genome shotgun sequence includes these proteins:
- the LOC114871508 gene encoding uncharacterized protein LOC114871508 isoform X2 → MGKVIRDKAASDSSEEEERKPTGEERKVRRKKKKCKKDLKELQRRLLKSKRNRPVTGKFWQSSFIKLLHRFADIREQYNQQTKIDGKSGKAGNLKKVSNRILPKPLVGIYRNGAAAQTKEPLNDINNARLQGNVYKLLNNCDSELEPITIENGTKGVSKDPLFDSAVKNILHPTPPGDKRLSPVLGKVDGKKQRPKIRCIENVNPPRVFNFLLKPKNKKSVDTEKLPDSAIKKYEELCSTVSAENFEGKNLPQFVTDPLIATKKKLRSMYAESFRSQYLGDTIKRGTVLNETIASSSKDNPSDVEYCPLGYVQDSDLGSVAVEKPDRQLRHRKDKRESLPESENIFVIPEKHFDLNGRKNEVPPNLLFDLSLLNQSSSGVENVEPESLNEMNNLKSNLTDITINNRDFYEGNYCKRDSDFNAAASMHVNKMERLKEKMESPFFIPKEAQLPNDLITTKHLKRKNQRVQTQFVKHGAKKHPGRGNLKVSHQVKNLKHIPAILRRCNNAANNNNRLNLFDPSMHINKKPQDMLLDVGPKQSALFSPETLDTESNRNSKKLETTAMFDPADVQTCVMASPSLLRDEVRFQSFREQPVDAKQQPQKLKTNDIFLERKNMNPSVQKTIMFTKKDSRNIGHCLYLNNLITDRSVDNSNVCVMRRSVSVDQEKSMKNPCPTRRNCQQCHRCSEGSDGSYYCSQESNPSQIQNAEVHQKPVVCEKVLLRRVQQHLHSNQKCHNDQHVCYVVVDPNSVQECSSDNVSCQKEKHRTVHPRHFYQDDVSDIGILKGVQNLQILPMEEHELQTNFTSNQCTGRNAVVIEEQPIKYLAVENNSRAQKIPIYMQSNKRVTSVDKVEVVNPNVGYRVVSCPQESSQKVIFVPTCEQSKAVYGKQENLASYDESPLARKVILCRPEFQSNLWYVKDPSNVCEVHVPKQNLMEVRNTKCDAVVNNLQGDKVKLSRRSTVNWDDLHYRSNHEYQHVNDGCVRNHTIFYKK, encoded by the exons ATGGGTAAAGTGATACGTGACAAAGCAGCCAGTGACAGTtccgaagaagaagaaagaaaaccTACTGGCGAAGAACGAAAAGTacgaaggaagaagaagaaatgtaAAAAGGATCTGAAAGAATTGCAACGGAGGCTATTAAAATCGAAAAGG AACCGTCCGGTGACGGGCAAATTTTGGCAGAGTAGTTTCATAAAGCTTTTACATCGTTTCGCAGACATACGAGAACAATAT AACCAGCAAACGAAGATTGATGGGAAATCGGGCAAGGcgggaaatttaaaaaaggtGTCCAACAGAATTCTACCAAAACCT ttAGTTGGCATATATAGGAATGGtgcagcag CTCAAACTAAAGAGCCTTTAAACGATATAAACAATGCGCGCCTACAGGGGAATGTTTAtaaacttttaaataattgtgaTTCCGAATTAGA acCTATTACAATTGAAAATGGTACCAAGGGAGTTTCAAAAGATCCTTTATTTGATTCTgctgtaaaaaatattttacatccAACTCCTCCTGGTGATAAGAGATTAAGTCCTGTTTTGGGTAAAGTGGATGG AAAAAAGCAACGCCCAAAAATCAGATGCATAGAAAATGTGAATCCTCCAAGagtattcaattttcttctaaaacctaaaaataaaaagtcaGTTGATACTGAAAAATTGCCCGATTCTGCAATTAAAAAGTATGAAGAATTATGTAGTACTGTTTCTGCGGAGAATTTCGAGGGAAAGAATTTACCTCAATTCGTAACAG ACCCGTTAATAGCAACAAAGAAGAAACTGAGAAGCATGTACGCCGAATCGTTCCGTAGTCAATATTTAGGAGACACGATTAAACGTGGTACAgttttaaacgaaacaatagCCTCTTCTAGTAAAGATAACCCATCGGACGTTGAATATTGCCCTTTAGGTTATGTTCAAGACTCGGACCTTGGATCTGTGGCCGTCGAGAAGCCAGATCGTCAATTACGTCACAGAAAGGACAAGAGGGAAAGCTTGCCAGAAAgtgaaaatatatttgtaattCCAGAGAAACATTTTGATTTGAATGGCAGGAAGAACGAGGTTCCTCCTAACCTATTATTCGATCTGTCCTTACTAAATCAATCAAGCTCAGGAGTCGAGAATGTTGAACCAGAGTCACTGAACGAAATGAACAATTTAAAGAGCAATTTGACGGATATAACTATAAATAATCGCGATTTTTACGAAGGAAATTATTGCAAGAGGGACAGCGATTTTAATGCTGCTGCTTCCATGCATGTAAACAAGATGGAAAGGTTAAAGGAGAAAATGGAATCCCCCTTTTTCATACCGAAAGAAGCACAGTTGCCAAATGATTTAATTACCACAAAACATTTAAAGCGTAAGAATCAACGCGTACAAACGCAGTTTGTGAAGCATGGAGCAAAGAAACACCCTGGAAGAGGGAACCTAAAAGTATCACATCAGGTGAAGAATTTGAAACACATTCCCGCTATACTGCGACGATGTAACAATGCTGCAAATAATAACAAtcgtttgaatttattcgaCCCGTCGATGCatattaataaaaagcctCAAGATATGCTGCTGGATGTGGGCCCAAAGCAGAGTGCCCTTTTCTCCCCAGAGACATTAGACACGGAATCGAATAGGAACAGCAAGAAACTGGAAACAACAGCAATGTTCGACCCCGCAGACGTGCAGACTTGTGTAATGGCATCACCGAGTCTGCTCAGAGACGAAGTACGTTTCCAGAGTTTCCGCGAGCAGCCAGTGGACGCCAAGCAACAGCCTCAAAAGTTGAAGACCAATGATATATTCCTGGAAAGGAAGAATATGAATCCTTCAGTACAGAAGACTATAATGTTCACGAAGAAGGATTCTCGTAACATAGGTCATTGTCTGTATCTGAACAATTTAATTACCGACCGAAGTGTCGACAACTCTAACGTCTGCGTGATGAGGAGGAGCGTTTCTGTGGACCAAGAGAAATCGATGAAGAATCCTTGCCCAACGCGCAGAAATTGTCAGCAGTGTCATCGTTGCTCGGAAGGTTCTGATGGCTCCTACTATTGCAGTCAGGAGTCGAATCCATCGCAGATACAAAACGCAGAGGTGCATCAGAAACCTGTCGTTTGCGAGAAGGTGTTGCTGAGAAGAGTCCAGCAGCATCTTCATTCCAATCAGAAGTGCCATAACGATCAGCACGTTTGTTACGTGGTTGTAGATCCCAATAGCGTCCAGGAATGCTCAAGTGATAATGTCTCTTGTCAAAAGGAGAAGCACAGGACCGTGCACCCTAGGCATTTTTATCAGGATGATGTATCCGACATTGGTATACTAAAGGGCGTGCAAAATCTACAGATATTGCCCATGGAGGAACACGAGTTGCAAACGAATTTTACCAGCAATCAGTGTACAGGAAGGAATGCCGTGGTAATCGAAGAGCAGCCAATCAAGTACTTGGCTGTTGAGAACAATTCCAGGGCACAAAAGATACCTATATACATGCAGAGCAACAAACGTGTTACCTCTGTCGATAAGGTAGAGGTAGTCAATCCCAATGTTGGATACCGCGTGGTATCCTGTCCTCAGGAATCCTCACAAAAGGTCATATTTGTACCCACGTGCGagcagagtaaggcagtaTACGGTAAACAAGAAAATTTGGCTTCTTACGATGAATCTCCTCTGGCAAGGAAAGTGATCTTGTGTCGACCGGAATTTCAGTCGAATCTATGGTACGTAAAAGACCCTTCGAACGTGTGCGAGGTTCACGTTCCAAAACAAAACCTCATGGAAGTAAGAAACACCAAGTGTGATGCAGTTGTGAACAATTTGCAAGGGGACAAAGTTAAACTGTCCAGACGAAGTACAGTCAATTGGGACGATCTGCATTATCGATCGAATCACG aATATCAACACGTGAACGACGGCTGCGTTAGAAATCACACAATTTTCTATAAGAAGTGA